The following proteins are encoded in a genomic region of Mycobacterium kiyosense:
- a CDS encoding hypothetical protein (frameshifted, insertion at around 5077081;~possible pseudo due to internal stop codon), protein MDSNTLTLDQALAETRTGDLWLFRGGSRPDRAIQTLTNAPVNHVGMTVAIDDLPPLIWHAELGDKLVDMWTGSNHRGVQLNDARQVFLQWTEHYHQRCWIRQLTPYATREQENELLRVIARMDGTAFPTTARLTGRWLRGRLPTLNDWFRGIPLLDRKISEKTQRRREERRMSIATAYCAETVAITYEEMGLLVTDKDTNWFDPGKFWSGDSLPLAPGYQLGKEIAVIA, encoded by the coding sequence GTGGACTCCAACACGCTGACCTTGGACCAGGCGCTGGCCGAGACTCGCACCGGCGACTTGTGGCTGTTCCGGGGCGGCTCCCGACCCGACCGCGCCATCCAGACGTTGACCAACGCCCCGGTCAACCACGTCGGCATGACGGTGGCTATCGACGATCTGCCGCCGCTGATCTGGCACGCCGAACTGGGCGACAAGCTGGTCGACATGTGGACCGGCAGCAACCACCGCGGGGTCCAGCTCAATGACGCTCGCCAGGTCTTCCTGCAGTGGACCGAGCACTACCATCAGCGTTGCTGGATTCGTCAGCTCACCCCGTACGCCACCCGGGAGCAAGAGAACGAGCTGTTGCGGGTGATCGCACGTATGGACGGCACCGCCTTCCCCACCACCGCGCGGCTGACCGGCCGCTGGCTACGCGGCCGGCTGCCCACGCTCAATGACTGGTTCCGCGGAATCCCGTTGTTGGACAGGAAGATCAGCGAGAAGACGCAGCGACGTAGGGAAGAGCGCAGGATGAGTATCGCCACGGCCTACTGCGCGGAGACGGTCGCCATCACCTACGAGGAGATGGGCCTGCTGGTCACCGACAAGGACACCAACTGGTTCGACCCGGGCAAGTTCTGGAGCGGTGACAGTCTGCCGTTGGCGCCCGGATATCAGCTGGGCAAGGAGATCGCGGTCATCGCGTAG
- the gnd2 gene encoding 6-phosphogluconate dehydrogenase (decarboxylating), with product MQLGMIGLGRMGANIVRRVVTAGHQCVVYDHSADAVKAMAGDDNITGVSSLAELRDKLDAPRLVWVMVPAGNITTGVIEELAGTLEPGDIVIDGGNSYYRDDLKHAKLLAEKDIRLLDVGTSGGVWGRERGYCLMIGGDQDAFEHAEPIFATIAPGVNAAPRTPGREGAIDQAENGYLYCGQAGAGHFVKMVHNGIEYGMMASLAEGLNILRNADIGKRIEEGDAETAPLSNPECYQYDFDIAEVAEVWRRGSVIGSWLLDLTAIALHESPTLKEFSGRVSDSGEGRWTSIAAIDEGVPAPVLTTALQSRFASRDLDDFANKALSAMRKQFGGHAEKPAN from the coding sequence ATGCAACTAGGCATGATCGGTCTGGGCAGGATGGGCGCCAACATCGTGCGCCGCGTCGTCACCGCCGGGCATCAGTGCGTGGTGTACGACCACAGCGCCGACGCGGTCAAGGCGATGGCCGGAGACGACAACATCACCGGCGTGTCCTCGCTGGCCGAGTTGCGCGACAAGCTCGACGCCCCGCGGCTGGTGTGGGTGATGGTGCCGGCCGGCAACATCACCACCGGGGTGATCGAGGAGTTGGCCGGCACGCTCGAGCCCGGCGACATCGTGATCGACGGCGGCAACTCCTACTACCGTGACGACCTCAAGCATGCAAAGTTGTTGGCGGAGAAAGATATTCGTCTGCTCGATGTGGGCACCAGCGGCGGAGTGTGGGGCCGCGAGCGCGGATACTGTCTGATGATCGGCGGCGATCAGGACGCCTTCGAGCATGCCGAGCCGATCTTCGCCACCATCGCCCCCGGGGTGAACGCCGCGCCGCGGACACCGGGGCGCGAGGGTGCCATCGACCAGGCCGAGAACGGATACCTGTACTGCGGCCAGGCGGGTGCCGGGCACTTCGTCAAGATGGTGCACAACGGAATCGAGTACGGGATGATGGCCTCCCTGGCCGAGGGGCTGAACATCCTGCGCAACGCCGACATCGGCAAACGCATCGAAGAGGGCGACGCCGAGACGGCCCCGTTGTCCAATCCCGAGTGCTACCAATACGACTTCGACATCGCCGAGGTCGCCGAGGTGTGGCGGCGGGGCAGCGTGATCGGCTCGTGGCTGCTCGATCTGACCGCGATCGCCTTGCACGAGTCGCCGACGCTGAAGGAGTTCTCCGGCCGCGTCTCCGACTCGGGCGAGGGCCGCTGGACCTCGATCGCGGCGATCGACGAGGGGGTGCCCGCGCCGGTGCTCACCACCGCGCTGCAGTCCCGCTTCGCCTCCCGCGACCTCGACGACTTCGCAAACAAGGCGTTGTCGGCGATGCGCAAGCAGTTCGGCGGCCACGCGGAGAAACCGGCCAACTAG
- a CDS encoding hypothetical protein (possible pseudo due to internal stop codon): protein MIALATLLALVNQVSGTPYVPGGDSPAGTDCSGLASWVANAASERPVFGSRFNTGNEEAALLARGFRPGTAPNALVIGWNGGHTAVTLPDGTPVSSGEGGGVRIGGAGAYQPGFTHHMFLPVDELPEGELPAPDAPDAPAVLVDAVAPEPAAPPRRPPRPRSRPAAGRRTCSGRRSANGVLTRRGKVTNATTMLCDLNHSNFE, encoded by the coding sequence ATGATTGCTCTTGCAACGCTATTGGCACTGGTTAATCAAGTTTCCGGGACGCCCTACGTTCCGGGCGGAGATTCTCCCGCAGGCACTGATTGCTCAGGACTGGCGTCCTGGGTAGCAAATGCGGCCAGCGAACGTCCGGTATTCGGTAGCAGGTTCAACACCGGGAACGAAGAGGCGGCGCTGCTCGCGCGTGGCTTTCGGCCGGGCACCGCTCCCAATGCTTTGGTGATCGGGTGGAACGGGGGGCACACTGCGGTGACACTGCCCGATGGAACTCCGGTGTCCAGCGGCGAAGGTGGTGGTGTTCGCATCGGCGGCGCCGGCGCTTACCAGCCCGGATTCACGCACCACATGTTCTTGCCGGTCGATGAGCTGCCGGAAGGCGAGCTCCCGGCGCCGGACGCCCCCGATGCTCCTGCGGTTCTGGTTGACGCGGTGGCGCCGGAGCCCGCCGCCCCGCCCCGCCGGCCGCCGCGGCCCCGAAGCCGCCCAGCCGCCGGGCGCCGAACCTGCTCCGGCCGGCGATCCGCAAATGGCGTCCTGACCCGACGGGGCAAAGTGACCAACGCGACAACTATGTTGTGCGACCTGAATCACTCCAATTTCGAATAA
- a CDS encoding glyoxalase, translated as MRAKRITANLRVPDLEAAKGFYAGFLGLSDEEFNLGWVARLTSPDSGVSVQLVTRDATSAADSVISVHTDDVEGAYREAQELGYEIVHPLTTEAWGVRRFLVRAPDGNVVNVVRHAD; from the coding sequence TTGCGCGCCAAACGAATTACGGCCAATCTGCGGGTGCCCGACCTCGAGGCGGCGAAGGGCTTCTATGCCGGTTTCCTCGGGTTGAGCGACGAAGAGTTCAACTTGGGGTGGGTGGCGAGACTCACCTCTCCCGACAGCGGCGTCAGTGTCCAGTTGGTCACGCGGGACGCGACTTCGGCAGCAGATTCTGTGATTTCGGTTCATACCGACGACGTCGAAGGCGCGTATCGGGAAGCTCAGGAGCTGGGCTACGAAATTGTGCATCCACTGACCACCGAAGCGTGGGGAGTGCGCCGCTTCCTGGTCCGGGCGCCGGACGGCAATGTGGTCAACGTCGTCCGTCACGCCGACTGA